One stretch of Bacteroidales bacterium DNA includes these proteins:
- a CDS encoding type I restriction enzyme HsdR N-terminal domain-containing protein: MILDPLRKKYVRLTPEEWVRQNFIQYLINAGEYPPGLIGVEVMFDLNRLKRRVDILVHNRSGEPVMIVECKAPEIKIDDGVFDQIVVYNLGMKVPYIVVTNGMDHYACKIDFMTNKYEFLLVIPLYEDLLK; the protein is encoded by the coding sequence ATGATCCTCGATCCTTTAAGGAAAAAGTATGTCAGGCTTACTCCTGAAGAGTGGGTGCGTCAGAATTTTATCCAGTACCTCATAAATGCAGGTGAATATCCTCCAGGTCTGATAGGGGTTGAGGTAATGTTTGATCTGAACAGGCTTAAGCGAAGGGTCGACATTCTGGTCCATAACAGGTCAGGTGAGCCGGTAATGATTGTTGAATGCAAAGCTCCTGAAATAAAGATTGATGATGGGGTTTTTGATCAGATCGTGGTTTATAATCTTGGAATGAAAGTTCCTTATATAGTTGTTACTAACGGGATGGATCATTATGCCTGTAAGATTGATTTTATGACTAACAAATATGAATTTTTACTTGTGATACCGTTATATGAAGATCTGCTGAAATGA
- a CDS encoding AMP nucleosidase has protein sequence MKTKEEIVNNWLPRYTGKAIGTFGKYFLLTNYNYYVNLFAKWNNVPVEGKENNMPSATADGITIINFGMGSPNAATIMDLLSAVDPNAVLFLGKCGGLKKKNTLGDLILPIAAIRSDGTSNDYLPNEVPALPAFKLQSAISATITRYNREYWTGTVYTTNRRVWEYDDRFKKYLVKTRAMAIDMETATIFTVGFANEIPTGALLLVSDQPMISTGIKTEASDIKVTNDYVEMHLKIGIDSLREIIENGVSVKHLKF, from the coding sequence ATGAAGACCAAAGAGGAAATTGTTAATAACTGGCTTCCACGATATACTGGCAAAGCTATAGGCACATTTGGTAAATATTTTCTGCTTACCAATTACAACTATTATGTGAACCTGTTTGCCAAATGGAATAACGTACCGGTTGAGGGAAAAGAAAATAATATGCCCAGCGCTACTGCCGACGGAATAACTATAATCAACTTTGGGATGGGAAGTCCCAATGCAGCTACCATTATGGACCTGCTGAGTGCTGTCGATCCCAATGCAGTACTTTTTCTTGGCAAGTGTGGCGGATTAAAGAAGAAAAACACTCTCGGTGATCTGATACTGCCAATTGCTGCAATTAGAAGCGACGGAACATCAAACGATTACCTTCCGAACGAAGTACCTGCCCTGCCGGCATTTAAACTGCAAAGTGCCATCTCAGCCACAATCACAAGATATAACAGGGAGTACTGGACCGGAACTGTATATACAACAAACAGAAGGGTATGGGAATACGACGACAGGTTTAAGAAATACCTTGTCAAGACCAGGGCTATGGCAATCGACATGGAAACTGCAACGATATTCACAGTCGGTTTCGCAAATGAAATACCAACAGGAGCTCTGCTTCTTGTTTCCGACCAGCCTATGATCTCCACAGGTATCAAGACTGAAGCCAGCGACATAAAAGTAACCAACGATTATGTTGAAATGCACCTAAAAATCGGTATCGACTCCCTCAGAGAGATCATTGAAAATGGCGTTTCTGTCAAACATCTGAAATTCTGA
- the holA gene encoding DNA polymerase III subunit delta: MFIFLAGEEPYYIDLISDYIEDKVLPEAEKSFNQMILYGDDTNIPSIIDLARRFPMMSSHQVIIIKEAQSLKKIEDLGIYLEKPLNSTILVICYKYKTLDKRTKLFKTLESHGVYFESARVRDYLIPGWIERYLMLKGIKTDPSASAMLTEYLGTDLHKIVNELDKLIITLPEGKPMITTALIEKNIGISKDYNNFELQKAIGEKNIRKSNMIVHYFANNPKDNPLTLTISSLFTYFSKLLTYHYLTDKSKNNVAAALKVNPFFVKEYENSATKYNVSKTVQIISLLRTYDMRSKGFGDPGTEPGDLLKELVYKILHL, encoded by the coding sequence CTGTTTATTTTCTTGGCCGGGGAGGAACCTTACTATATTGATCTAATTTCTGATTATATCGAGGATAAAGTACTTCCGGAAGCTGAGAAATCATTTAACCAGATGATCCTCTATGGCGATGATACAAATATTCCTTCAATTATAGACCTTGCCCGTCGTTTCCCGATGATGTCAAGTCATCAGGTTATTATTATCAAGGAAGCACAATCTCTTAAGAAGATCGAAGACCTCGGTATCTACCTTGAGAAACCCCTCAACTCAACTATACTGGTTATCTGTTATAAGTACAAAACTCTTGATAAAAGGACAAAACTTTTCAAAACGCTTGAGAGTCATGGTGTCTATTTTGAATCGGCAAGAGTCAGAGACTACCTTATCCCAGGCTGGATTGAGAGATATCTTATGCTTAAGGGAATAAAAACCGATCCCAGTGCAAGTGCAATGCTTACCGAATACCTTGGAACAGATCTGCATAAGATTGTAAATGAACTGGATAAGCTTATTATTACCTTGCCTGAAGGCAAGCCAATGATTACTACTGCCCTTATCGAAAAGAACATTGGTATAAGTAAAGATTACAACAATTTCGAACTGCAAAAGGCAATCGGCGAAAAAAATATCCGGAAGTCAAACATGATCGTTCACTATTTTGCCAATAATCCAAAAGACAATCCACTCACACTAACGATATCATCTCTGTTTACTTACTTCAGTAAACTACTGACTTATCATTATCTTACAGATAAATCGAAGAATAATGTAGCTGCAGCACTGAAGGTAAATCCCTTCTTTGTTAAGGAATATGAAAATTCTGCTACGAAGTATAACGTTTCAAAGACAGTACAGATTATCAGCCTTCTGCGTACCTATGACATGAGATCAAAGGGGTTCGGCGATCCGGGGACAGAACCCGGTGATTTACTGAAGGAGTTGGTTTACAAGATACTACACCTTTAA
- a CDS encoding YqgE/AlgH family protein: MSKELDMFAILPEDKIPAKGKILISEPFLPDTFFSRSIVYLTDHTPQGSVGFILNKRIDLTLENAITGFEGWNEKLNMGGPVAPDTIHYLHTMGDMIPRSVLVEDNIFWGGDIDSIRDLVASGSITSAQIRFFLGYSGWSAGQLERELKEDSWVIAKVRPEIILNNRGEDTWKRVLRSFNNKYRIWADFPDSPEMN; the protein is encoded by the coding sequence ATGTCCAAGGAGCTCGATATGTTTGCAATACTACCGGAAGACAAGATTCCGGCTAAAGGAAAGATTCTGATATCGGAACCATTTCTTCCCGATACTTTCTTCAGCCGCAGCATTGTCTATCTGACAGATCATACCCCTCAGGGTTCAGTAGGTTTCATTCTTAACAAGAGAATCGATCTGACACTTGAAAATGCAATTACCGGTTTTGAAGGTTGGAATGAAAAGCTGAATATGGGAGGACCCGTTGCACCTGATACAATTCATTATCTTCATACAATGGGTGATATGATACCGAGGAGTGTACTTGTTGAAGATAATATTTTCTGGGGAGGAGATATTGACAGCATAAGGGACCTTGTTGCTTCAGGAAGTATAACCAGTGCACAAATCAGATTCTTTCTGGGATATTCCGGATGGTCGGCAGGGCAGCTTGAACGCGAGTTAAAAGAGGACTCATGGGTCATTGCCAAGGTCAGGCCCGAGATTATTTTGAATAACCGTGGCGAGGATACATGGAAAAGGGTGCTGAGAAGCTTTAATAATAAATATCGGATTTGGGCAGATTTTCCCGACTCCCCGGAGATGAATTAA